The following proteins are co-located in the Candidatus Nitrotoga sp. AM1P genome:
- a CDS encoding ribulose-phosphate 3-epimerase, which translates to MYKIAPSIISANFAKLGEEIINVLASGTDIIHLEVMNKHFVPTFRNGSKACAAIRPITQAPIEIHLTSGYNVDNSLNDLVPEYAKAGANIIIFHPEAVDRDAYNLPSFENIERIIDLIHEHGCKAGLAFNAGTPFSYLDHVISKIDVVLIMSKQTGLISGQKFIPEAINKVRMARKKINESGRNIILEIHGDVNLGNIAQIAMAGADTFVVGSAIYEAGNETDPNQYDSIVAALHAELAKVGS; encoded by the coding sequence ATGTACAAAATCGCACCCAGTATTATTTCTGCCAATTTTGCTAAGCTTGGCGAAGAGATCATTAATGTCCTTGCCTCAGGCACAGACATTATTCACTTGGAAGTGATGAATAAACACTTCGTGCCAACTTTCAGAAATGGTTCGAAGGCATGTGCCGCCATCCGCCCTATTACTCAGGCGCCGATAGAGATACATCTGACGAGTGGATACAATGTAGACAATTCACTCAATGATCTTGTACCAGAATACGCTAAGGCCGGTGCAAACATTATTATTTTTCATCCTGAAGCAGTTGATCGAGATGCGTACAACCTACCGTCCTTCGAAAATATCGAACGGATCATTGATTTAATTCACGAACATGGCTGTAAAGCCGGGTTGGCATTCAATGCTGGCACGCCTTTTAGCTACCTCGATCATGTTATAAGCAAAATCGACGTTGTCTTGATCATGTCTAAACAGACTGGCTTAATTAGTGGCCAGAAATTTATTCCCGAGGCGATTAATAAGGTGCGCATGGCACGCAAAAAAATCAATGAGAGCGGGCGCAATATTATTCTTGAAATTCACGGTGATGTGAATTTAGGCAATATCGCACAAATTGCCATGGCTGGCGCCGATACTTTTGTGGTCGGCTCTGCTATATACGAAGCAGGCAATGAGACTGACCCAAATCAATATGATTCCATTGTCGCTGCTCTGCATGCCGAGCTTGCAAAGGTTGGTTCATAA
- the recQ gene encoding DNA helicase RecQ translates to MTAPTAQQILHDVFGYSSFRGKQQSIVEYVVAGGDALVLMPTGGGKSLCYQLPALLRRGVGIVVSPLIALMQDQVDALNQLGVRAAFLNSSLDANTARAVSSRLLRGDLDLLYVAPERLLMAGFLSMLEQVQAEHGMALFAIDEAHCVSQWGHDFRPEYRGLTVLHERFPDVPRIALTATADAPTRGEIVERLALEQARQFVSSFDRPNIRYRVTLKANARQQLLTFLETEHANDAGIVYCLSRKKVDETATWLQERGWNALPYHAGLDAAIRSENQRSFLRKEGVIIVATVAFGMGIDKPNVRFVAHLDLPKSMEGYYQETGRAGRDGLPANAWMTYGLGDVVSMRQMLASGDAPEERKRLEVHKLDALLGFCESTACRHQIILRYFGEEHPGNCAQCDNCLEPIDTWDATQAARMALSCVYRTGQRFGVGYLIDVLLGKATAQVEKFRHQQLSTFGIGQSLAQTQWSSVYRQLVAAGLLNVDMEAYGGLRLTEEARPVLRGESEVWLRRDAEPAKNKISKIERSARMREAFDGANEDPLWLALKAKRMELAREQGVPPYVIFHDSTLLEILKLRPGSLTDLGKISGVGLAKLARYGDDFLKVIENEANGV, encoded by the coding sequence ATGACTGCCCCTACCGCCCAACAAATTCTGCACGATGTTTTCGGCTATTCGTCCTTTCGTGGTAAACAACAATCTATAGTTGAATATGTCGTTGCTGGGGGTGATGCGCTGGTTTTAATGCCAACCGGCGGCGGCAAGTCGTTGTGCTACCAGCTTCCGGCGTTGTTGCGGCGTGGGGTGGGCATAGTGGTGTCACCGTTGATTGCACTAATGCAGGATCAGGTGGACGCACTTAACCAGCTTGGTGTGCGCGCCGCTTTTCTTAACTCCAGCCTGGATGCGAACACTGCGCGTGCCGTGTCAAGCCGTTTGCTGCGGGGTGATTTAGATCTCTTGTATGTGGCGCCAGAGCGGTTACTGATGGCTGGATTCTTGTCCATGCTGGAACAGGTGCAAGCCGAACATGGCATGGCACTGTTTGCCATTGACGAGGCGCATTGCGTATCACAATGGGGCCATGATTTCCGTCCAGAGTATCGCGGACTGACTGTATTGCATGAGCGCTTTCCGGACGTGCCGCGCATCGCGCTGACGGCCACGGCGGATGCGCCAACTCGAGGTGAAATCGTCGAGCGGCTGGCGCTGGAACAGGCGCGTCAATTTGTTTCCAGTTTCGACCGTCCCAACATCCGTTATCGGGTAACGCTGAAAGCCAATGCCCGGCAGCAATTGCTGACATTTCTGGAAACGGAACATGCCAATGATGCCGGCATCGTATATTGCCTGTCGCGCAAAAAAGTGGATGAAACTGCTACTTGGCTTCAGGAGCGCGGCTGGAATGCATTGCCTTATCACGCCGGGCTGGATGCGGCCATACGGAGCGAAAATCAACGTTCATTCTTGCGCAAGGAGGGCGTCATCATAGTCGCCACTGTCGCTTTCGGCATGGGCATCGACAAGCCTAACGTGCGCTTTGTCGCTCACCTTGATCTACCCAAGAGCATGGAAGGCTATTATCAGGAAACGGGCCGCGCCGGACGCGACGGCTTACCCGCAAATGCATGGATGACTTATGGTTTGGGCGATGTAGTGTCCATGCGTCAGATGCTGGCATCCGGCGATGCACCCGAGGAACGCAAACGGTTAGAGGTGCATAAACTTGATGCACTGCTGGGGTTTTGCGAATCCACTGCCTGCCGCCACCAAATTATCTTGCGTTATTTTGGAGAGGAGCATCCAGGCAACTGTGCTCAGTGCGACAATTGCCTGGAGCCGATAGATACGTGGGATGCGACTCAGGCGGCACGTATGGCATTGTCGTGTGTTTACCGCACTGGGCAGCGCTTCGGTGTGGGTTATTTGATTGACGTATTACTGGGCAAAGCCACTGCACAGGTCGAAAAATTTCGCCATCAGCAACTGAGTACTTTTGGCATTGGCCAGTCGCTCGCGCAGACACAATGGAGCAGTGTCTATCGCCAGTTGGTTGCTGCCGGTTTGCTCAATGTGGACATGGAAGCTTATGGCGGATTGCGTCTTACCGAAGAAGCCCGCCCGGTGCTACGCGGTGAATCCGAAGTGTGGCTACGACGCGATGCTGAACCCGCTAAAAACAAAATCAGCAAAATTGAGCGTAGCGCAAGAATGCGCGAAGCATTTGACGGTGCAAATGAAGACCCGCTGTGGCTGGCACTTAAAGCCAAGCGCATGGAGCTCGCCCGCGAACAAGGCGTACCACCCTATGTTATTTTTCACGACAGCACTTTGCTGGAAATTCTCAAACTTCGTCCTGGTAGTCTCACCGATTTAGGAAAAATTAGCGGAGTCGGGTTAGCCAAGTTAGCCCGTTATGGAGATGATTTTCTAAAAGTCATTGAAAATGAGGCAAATGGCGTTTAA
- a CDS encoding VOC family protein, with translation MTSLKVKAIPDGMHSITPHIICADALEAIAFYKKAFNAIELMRLPGPDGKLMHACVQIGDSQLMLAEENPQWGALGPKTLKGSPITIHLQVENADGTMVQAVAAGAKITMPIADMFWGDRYGQVEDPFGHRWSIATHTRDVTPEEMQAEMAKMGG, from the coding sequence ATGACCAGTTTAAAAGTCAAAGCTATTCCTGATGGCATGCATTCGATCACTCCGCATATCATCTGTGCAGACGCGTTGGAGGCTATTGCGTTTTACAAAAAGGCATTCAATGCCATAGAGTTGATGCGCCTTCCAGGCCCAGACGGCAAACTCATGCACGCCTGTGTTCAGATTGGCGACTCACAATTGATGCTCGCTGAAGAAAATCCGCAATGGGGCGCACTTGGACCAAAAACATTGAAAGGCTCGCCAATCACGATCCATTTGCAAGTCGAAAACGCGGACGGAACCATGGTGCAAGCCGTAGCAGCGGGTGCAAAAATCACCATGCCTATTGCGGATATGTTTTGGGGCGACCGTTACGGTCAAGTGGAAGACCCGTTTGGTCACCGCTGGTCGATAGCCACCCATACGCGCGATGTGACGCCCGAAGAAATGCAAGCCGAAATGGCCAAGATGGGCGGCTAA
- a CDS encoding SRPBCC family protein, with amino-acid sequence MSALTPEKSNEIILTRTVNAPIQRVWQMFTRPEHIQHWWGPNGFTNTIFEMDVRVSGLWRYIMHAPPNADGSPGTNYNNWIRYTTITEPTFMAYEHGGDDPDHAEFNATMTLQDLGDQTQVTLRIILESAAQRKALAEFGAIEGGQQTLARLDAYLTSTGKPNELIITRTFDAPRALVWKAWTDPKHALNWWGPSHHPAVNVMWDARSGARWRNCLRSVETGDLLWHGGEFREVVEPELLTFTFAWEETGERGIENLITITLTENHEKTTMVLRQTPFQSLSEQEGHNEGWNSTFDRLANYLAQRLNHI; translated from the coding sequence ATGTCTGCTCTGACTCCCGAAAAATCCAACGAGATTATCCTCACGCGCACCGTAAACGCACCCATCCAGCGCGTCTGGCAAATGTTCACCCGGCCCGAGCACATCCAACATTGGTGGGGGCCAAACGGTTTTACCAATACGATTTTTGAGATGGACGTGCGTGTGAGCGGACTATGGCGCTACATTATGCACGCACCCCCCAACGCAGACGGTAGCCCCGGCACAAATTACAATAACTGGATTCGCTACACCACCATCACCGAGCCGACTTTCATGGCCTACGAGCACGGCGGCGACGACCCTGACCATGCCGAGTTCAACGCCACCATGACGCTACAAGACTTGGGCGATCAGACGCAGGTCACACTGCGAATAATCCTGGAGTCAGCAGCACAACGCAAAGCTTTGGCTGAATTTGGTGCGATTGAGGGTGGCCAGCAAACGCTGGCGCGGCTCGATGCCTATTTAACAAGCACCGGGAAACCCAACGAACTCATCATCACTCGAACATTCGATGCGCCAAGAGCGTTAGTGTGGAAAGCATGGACTGATCCCAAACACGCGTTGAATTGGTGGGGCCCCAGCCACCATCCCGCCGTCAATGTGATGTGGGATGCACGGTCGGGCGCTCGCTGGCGCAACTGTTTACGTTCTGTTGAAACCGGAGATTTGCTATGGCATGGTGGCGAATTTCGTGAGGTAGTCGAGCCGGAATTACTGACATTTACCTTTGCGTGGGAAGAAACAGGCGAACGAGGCATAGAAAACTTAATCACTATTACCCTTACCGAAAATCACGAAAAAACAACCATGGTGCTAAGACAAACACCATTTCAGTCATTATCTGAGCAAGAGGGACATAATGAAGGATGGAACAGCACGTTTGACCGTTTAGCGAACTATCTGGCACAGCGACTTAATCATATTTAA
- a CDS encoding SRPBCC family protein, whose amino-acid sequence MKTNGTSSQFNPQLDLTFERIVDVPKELVWRAWTEPALLKPWFCPLPWKTIDAEIDLRPGGMFRTTMQSPEGKNFPNIGCYLEVISNEKLAWTNALLPGFRPSTPSPTCGDEQVDFKFTAIIELADHSSGTRYTATVIHADETGRKQHAAMGFESGWGTALDQLVAMVKKGI is encoded by the coding sequence GTGAAGACCAACGGAACATCTAGCCAATTCAATCCCCAACTTGACCTCACTTTTGAGCGCATCGTCGATGTCCCCAAAGAACTTGTTTGGCGCGCTTGGACTGAGCCAGCGCTGCTCAAACCATGGTTTTGCCCGCTGCCGTGGAAAACAATAGACGCTGAGATTGATCTGCGCCCCGGCGGCATGTTCCGCACCACTATGCAGTCGCCGGAAGGTAAGAACTTTCCCAATATCGGCTGCTACCTGGAAGTCATCTCCAACGAAAAATTGGCCTGGACAAATGCCTTGTTGCCAGGCTTTCGACCCAGCACACCCAGCCCAACTTGCGGAGACGAACAGGTCGATTTCAAGTTCACCGCCATAATCGAGTTGGCAGATCACTCCAGTGGCACACGCTACACCGCCACGGTGATCCACGCGGATGAAACGGGTCGCAAACAACATGCTGCAATGGGCTTTGAAAGCGGCTGGGGTACAGCGCTCGACCAATTGGTCGCGATGGTCAAGAAAGGCATCTGA
- a CDS encoding LysR family transcriptional regulator codes for MLSILELRHLRMLEALVGSGNLSRAAQRLHLTQSAISHQVKQIEDHYGVPLFERKTQPLRLTAAGQRLQVLAGAVLAQVAEAERDIARIVEGQAGRLRIAVECHTCFEWLMPAMDVFREHWPEVELDLVSGFHVNPLALLREDRADLAVVSEYRKNGMTYHPLFGFEIVGIVSCLHKLAQKEYLTARDFADETLVTYPVPEEMLDVIRNFLKPHGVEPKRRTAELTVAILQLVASRRGISAMPNWAVQSYLKTGYVHSMRLGKEGLFGELYAVTYVEAAQASYMQDFLETVRTVSFNRLPGLIPLMIRGE; via the coding sequence ATGCTATCCATTCTGGAATTACGCCATTTACGAATGTTGGAAGCTTTAGTTGGGAGCGGCAATCTGTCGCGTGCCGCGCAACGCTTACACCTGACACAATCGGCAATTTCGCATCAGGTCAAACAAATAGAAGATCATTACGGCGTTCCGTTGTTCGAACGCAAGACCCAGCCTTTGCGGCTGACGGCTGCCGGACAGCGACTGCAAGTTTTGGCGGGAGCGGTGCTTGCACAAGTGGCAGAAGCCGAGCGCGATATTGCGCGCATCGTAGAAGGACAGGCCGGGCGCTTGCGTATAGCGGTGGAGTGCCATACTTGCTTCGAGTGGCTAATGCCCGCGATGGATGTTTTCCGTGAACATTGGCCAGAGGTTGAGTTGGATTTAGTATCCGGTTTTCATGTTAATCCGCTGGCACTGCTGCGCGAAGACCGCGCCGACCTTGCCGTGGTATCTGAGTACCGTAAGAACGGAATGACTTATCACCCTTTGTTCGGTTTCGAGATCGTCGGCATTGTTTCCTGTTTACACAAATTGGCACAAAAGGAATACCTCACTGCACGTGATTTTGCCGATGAAACGTTGGTGACCTACCCGGTACCGGAAGAGATGCTGGACGTAATCCGCAATTTTCTGAAGCCCCACGGCGTTGAACCGAAACGACGGACCGCCGAACTGACCGTTGCAATTCTACAATTGGTTGCCAGCCGCCGAGGTATCTCCGCCATGCCGAATTGGGCGGTGCAAAGCTATTTGAAAACCGGCTACGTGCATAGCATGCGTTTAGGCAAGGAGGGATTGTTCGGTGAGTTGTATGCCGTCACATATGTGGAGGCTGCGCAAGCGTCCTATATGCAGGATTTTCTGGAAACCGTGCGAACGGTCAGTTTTAACCGTTTGCCAGGGCTGATACCATTAATGATCCGCGGAGAATGA
- a CDS encoding porin yields MYKTKFLIVALGALFILPAAGADESPSLFKDNGIEVGGWINAGVTYNANNPSDRFNGPVTFADRSKEFQLNQLNVFMQRAVATEGKAWDFGGRFDLMLGTDAIFAQAYGIPAFDVNTGQSLKRSSWDLNLCCSSSRFYNMALPQLYIETYVPVGNGLNLKIGHFYSPTGYETVPAPDNFFYTRSYTFSNGEPFTHTGLVGNYTVNKNWAFMGGAITGSATGGWDGGWDKEMNNWGGLAGTTWTSDDKRSSVNLTGSYSRTSSRSNEPWAFYSLVVQHKITPQTRLVLHHTSGFAGGVFIPDGHKDITWHGVDMQLHHDLREDLSVGIRSEWFRDKDGFRVCSPLRVAQATNSVQISFAADFLATCKPANYYDVTVGMNWKPAKQLKLDSKLMQKLNIRPNIRYDRVDGIGQAYKPFDNKKDQLLLSVDATIPF; encoded by the coding sequence ATGTATAAGACTAAATTTCTCATTGTTGCTCTAGGTGCTTTGTTCATACTTCCCGCAGCAGGTGCCGATGAGTCTCCATCTCTATTTAAAGATAATGGCATTGAGGTGGGCGGTTGGATCAATGCAGGAGTAACTTATAACGCGAATAACCCATCTGATCGATTCAATGGCCCTGTCACTTTCGCTGATCGTTCTAAAGAATTTCAATTAAATCAGCTTAATGTATTTATGCAACGCGCCGTGGCAACAGAGGGCAAAGCGTGGGATTTCGGGGGTCGGTTTGATTTAATGCTTGGTACCGACGCTATTTTTGCTCAAGCGTACGGCATCCCTGCATTCGATGTAAATACCGGCCAATCTTTGAAAAGAAGCAGTTGGGATCTGAATTTATGCTGTTCTTCCAGTCGCTTCTACAATATGGCATTACCACAGCTTTATATAGAAACCTATGTGCCGGTCGGGAACGGCCTAAATCTTAAGATCGGTCATTTTTATTCACCAACCGGTTATGAAACGGTTCCAGCCCCTGACAATTTCTTTTATACACGTTCCTACACCTTTAGTAATGGCGAGCCATTTACTCATACCGGCTTGGTGGGTAACTACACAGTCAACAAGAATTGGGCGTTTATGGGCGGGGCAATCACCGGCAGCGCAACCGGCGGTTGGGATGGAGGTTGGGATAAGGAAATGAATAATTGGGGCGGTTTAGCCGGAACGACCTGGACCAGCGACGACAAGCGAAGCTCAGTCAATCTCACTGGCTCCTACAGCAGGACTTCTTCACGAAGCAATGAGCCTTGGGCTTTCTACAGTCTTGTGGTGCAACATAAAATTACCCCCCAAACACGTCTGGTTTTGCACCATACTAGTGGTTTTGCGGGTGGGGTCTTCATACCTGACGGCCATAAGGATATTACCTGGCATGGCGTCGACATGCAGTTACATCATGATCTCAGGGAGGATTTGTCGGTGGGCATCCGTAGTGAATGGTTCCGTGATAAAGACGGCTTCCGTGTCTGCTCACCACTCCGGGTCGCTCAAGCAACCAATAGTGTACAGATTAGCTTTGCGGCTGACTTCTTGGCTACCTGTAAACCCGCCAATTATTATGATGTCACCGTAGGCATGAATTGGAAACCGGCTAAACAGTTAAAACTTGATTCGAAACTGATGCAAAAGCTGAATATTCGCCCAAATATCCGTTACGACAGAGTGGATGGCATTGGTCAAGCATACAAGCCTTTTGATAATAAAAAAGATCAATTACTATTATCAGTCGATGCGACGATCCCGTTCTGA
- the pgl gene encoding 6-phosphogluconolactonase → MPLLSSNPPQQCRWHKFNTTVELEQAATQTILQAALLAISLRGTFHIVLAGGTTPRRVYESLRNADADWAAWHVYFGDERCLPADHVERNSWMAAQAWLDHVAIPRTQIHFIPTEEGARAAASAYTQTLVGIELFDLVLLGLGEDGHTASLFPGYELANTADAPAVIVVENAPKYPPQRVSLSARRLSMARKVIFIVSGAMKQQAVKDWRNGIAIPAAAVSPTNGVDVYLEAALLV, encoded by the coding sequence ATGCCTTTATTGTCCAGTAACCCACCGCAACAATGCCGTTGGCACAAGTTCAACACAACTGTCGAACTAGAGCAGGCTGCAACACAAACAATATTGCAGGCGGCGCTGCTGGCCATTAGTCTGCGCGGGACTTTTCATATCGTACTCGCCGGCGGCACAACACCGCGTCGTGTATATGAATCGCTGCGCAACGCTGATGCAGACTGGGCTGCCTGGCATGTTTATTTCGGTGATGAACGTTGTCTGCCAGCTGACCATGTGGAACGCAACAGCTGGATGGCCGCGCAGGCGTGGCTTGACCATGTCGCCATCCCTCGTACCCAGATTCACTTTATTCCCACAGAGGAAGGCGCGCGGGCAGCCGCTAGCGCTTATACACAAACATTGGTAGGCATCGAATTATTCGATTTGGTTTTACTGGGATTAGGAGAAGATGGCCACACTGCCAGCCTGTTTCCTGGTTACGAGTTGGCCAACACGGCCGATGCTCCAGCTGTTATTGTGGTGGAGAATGCACCAAAATATCCGCCACAGCGGGTATCGCTCAGCGCACGTCGCTTGAGTATGGCACGCAAAGTTATATTTATAGTGAGCGGTGCTATGAAACAGCAGGCCGTAAAGGACTGGCGCAATGGGATCGCTATTCCTGCTGCTGCCGTTAGTCCGACAAACGGTGTAGATGTATATCTTGAAGCGGCGCTGCTAGTGTGA
- a CDS encoding ArsR/SmtB family transcription factor: MSPNVTLDRLSATFSALADPTRRAMLARLAKGEASVNELAAPFAMSLPAVSKHIKVLEKAGLITKGRDAQWRPCRIDGEQLKVAMDWIGQYKQFWEERLDRLDTYLLTLQQNSDPDINPTKGELK; encoded by the coding sequence ATGTCCCCAAATGTCACATTAGACCGTCTCAGCGCGACCTTCTCCGCCTTGGCCGACCCCACACGGCGGGCAATGTTGGCGCGTCTGGCTAAAGGTGAAGCATCGGTTAACGAGCTTGCTGCACCATTTGCGATGAGCTTACCTGCCGTATCAAAGCACATCAAAGTGCTGGAAAAAGCTGGGCTGATCACTAAAGGGCGCGACGCGCAGTGGCGCCCCTGCCGTATTGACGGTGAACAACTCAAAGTAGCGATGGATTGGATTGGTCAATACAAACAGTTTTGGGAAGAGCGGCTGGACCGTTTGGATACCTATTTACTCACCCTGCAACAAAACTCAGACCCCGATATCAACCCCACCAAAGGAGAGTTAAAGTGA
- a CDS encoding VOC family protein, whose translation MQKITTCLLFDGQAEEAMNYYVSIFKNSKILSVTHYGKGAPMPEGTVMTANFELEGRQFMALNGPMYKFSPATSFVVNCETQEEVDYYWDALVAGGKPSQCAWLDDKYGVSWQIVPKQLIQLISDSDPVKAGRVMQAMMTMSKIVIADIQRAYDAN comes from the coding sequence ATGCAAAAAATCACCACTTGTTTGTTGTTCGACGGGCAAGCCGAAGAAGCGATGAACTATTACGTCTCTATTTTTAAAAACTCAAAAATATTGAGCGTCACTCACTACGGCAAAGGCGCACCCATGCCAGAGGGCACAGTGATGACCGCAAATTTTGAGCTGGAAGGACGCCAATTTATGGCGCTCAATGGGCCGATGTACAAATTTTCACCTGCGACCTCTTTCGTCGTGAATTGCGAAACCCAAGAAGAAGTGGACTACTACTGGGACGCATTGGTCGCTGGCGGCAAGCCCAGTCAATGCGCGTGGCTGGACGATAAATACGGCGTGTCGTGGCAGATTGTTCCCAAGCAACTCATACAATTGATAAGTGACTCGGACCCTGTAAAAGCGGGACGTGTAATGCAAGCAATGATGACGATGTCGAAGATCGTGATTGCAGATATACAGCGAGCTTACGACGCGAATTAA
- a CDS encoding flagella synthesis protein FlgN, whose product MTSDISAAATAEFISQMHAERAALHAFIRLLETEQQALLNEQTEQIHVLADTKTQMVQELAKLVNARRKGMLTRGIKIEPGSMETWLQTHTAINSPAWHEIRQLATHAQHMNRTNGELIQVKMRLNQQTLTMLHNATHSANGLYGPDGQPSLPVSGRILNSV is encoded by the coding sequence ATGACTAGTGACATATCTGCTGCTGCAACGGCAGAATTTATCTCACAGATGCATGCAGAGCGCGCTGCTTTGCATGCTTTTATACGCTTGCTCGAAACTGAACAACAAGCTTTACTCAATGAGCAGACCGAACAAATACATGTGCTGGCTGATACCAAGACCCAAATGGTACAGGAGCTGGCAAAGCTGGTGAATGCGCGAAGGAAGGGTATGCTTACGCGGGGCATAAAAATTGAACCCGGCAGTATGGAAACCTGGTTACAAACCCACACTGCAATTAATTCACCAGCGTGGCACGAAATCCGGCAGCTGGCTACTCATGCACAGCATATGAACCGCACCAATGGTGAATTAATTCAAGTAAAAATGCGTCTAAACCAACAAACACTAACCATGCTGCACAATGCCACACATAGTGCCAATGGCTTATATGGACCTGATGGCCAGCCCAGTTTACCTGTATCAGGCCGCATCTTGAATAGTGTCTAA
- the flgM gene encoding flagellar biosynthesis anti-sigma factor FlgM — MKIEKNSKPLPTITPGEERARAPTASPVSSTQSTVTSVHLGATSAQLQKMESSMANTPLVDAAKVADIKQAISEGRFQVNSSAVADGLIQTVQDLISSHKT, encoded by the coding sequence ATGAAAATAGAAAAAAATAGTAAACCGTTGCCTACGATCACGCCGGGTGAAGAGCGGGCGCGGGCGCCCACCGCTAGCCCTGTAAGTAGTACACAATCCACTGTCACCAGCGTACATCTGGGTGCAACTTCCGCACAACTTCAAAAAATGGAAAGCAGCATGGCAAACACACCGCTAGTGGATGCAGCTAAAGTCGCAGATATTAAGCAAGCCATCAGTGAAGGTCGTTTTCAGGTCAATTCCAGTGCTGTGGCTGATGGACTGATCCAAACGGTGCAGGATTTGATTAGTTCGCACAAAACCTGA
- the flgA gene encoding flagellar basal body P-ring formation chaperone FlgA, whose protein sequence is MKNILQWTLFGALWCSMSAWAVPQQSHVEIRTLITAFVHEQTLNLPGQVTITVNEIDRRVSLPACPALEAFLPPGGQLLGNSTVGVRCIANMKQWTLFVPVHIKVSANLLIANSPLQQGHVLRAEDIGTQKSELAQTGVLTDPLQAIGKVLKYSVGARQVLKQDMLRAPYAVKQGQTVQIQIEKQGFKIHADGQALSNAAEGQTVQVKTSSGQVVSGVVQPDGAVSIRP, encoded by the coding sequence ATGAAAAATATTTTGCAATGGACATTATTCGGCGCACTATGGTGCAGCATGTCCGCATGGGCAGTGCCGCAACAAAGCCATGTCGAAATACGCACACTTATTACTGCTTTCGTGCATGAGCAAACACTTAACCTGCCGGGCCAAGTTACCATTACGGTGAATGAGATTGATCGGCGCGTTTCGCTTCCAGCTTGTCCAGCGCTGGAGGCATTTCTTCCTCCTGGAGGACAGCTGTTGGGTAACAGCACAGTAGGCGTCCGCTGTATTGCTAATATGAAACAATGGACATTGTTCGTGCCAGTGCATATTAAAGTAAGTGCGAATTTGCTTATCGCCAATAGCCCCTTGCAACAGGGGCATGTCCTACGTGCCGAAGATATTGGAACCCAAAAAAGTGAATTAGCTCAAACAGGTGTTCTCACTGACCCTTTGCAAGCTATTGGCAAAGTACTTAAATATAGTGTTGGAGCAAGGCAAGTATTAAAACAAGACATGCTGCGTGCGCCTTATGCAGTAAAACAGGGGCAGACAGTGCAAATTCAAATTGAAAAGCAAGGCTTCAAAATTCATGCTGATGGTCAAGCATTAAGTAACGCGGCGGAAGGACAAACTGTACAAGTCAAAACCTCATCGGGTCAGGTGGTGAGCGGCGTAGTGCAGCCGGATGGAGCAGTAAGCATCCGGCCTTAG
- a CDS encoding P-II family nitrogen regulator translates to MKMVTAIIKPFKLDEVREALTAIGVLGITVTEVKGFGRQKGHTELYRGAEYVVDFLPKVKLEAAVKKEMLELVLEAIEKSAHTGNIGDGKIFVHNIEQVIRIRTGETGAEAL, encoded by the coding sequence ATGAAAATGGTTACTGCAATCATCAAGCCGTTCAAACTCGACGAAGTACGCGAGGCTCTGACTGCAATTGGCGTACTGGGTATCACCGTTACGGAAGTGAAAGGCTTTGGCCGGCAAAAAGGTCATACTGAGCTGTATCGCGGCGCGGAATATGTGGTGGACTTTCTGCCCAAGGTCAAGCTGGAAGCCGCTGTCAAAAAGGAAATGCTAGAACTGGTGCTCGAAGCCATCGAAAAATCTGCACACACCGGTAATATTGGTGACGGTAAGATATTCGTTCACAACATTGAACAAGTGATTCGTATCCGTACTGGGGAAACGGGCGCAGAAGCATTGTAA